In one Hemitrygon akajei chromosome 3, sHemAka1.3, whole genome shotgun sequence genomic region, the following are encoded:
- the dtd2 gene encoding D-aminoacyl-tRNA deacylase 2, which translates to MAARVVLQQCLSARLLVKPAGNDAAAEYVQIQRGTLIYICFFKGASLELIPKMIKTLLNVKLCEDNEGNHLSVLDLPASVLIIPQATLGGKVKGRAMQYHDNIGKEEGKELYAHFVALCEKELASNSKCAESGVVVKHGTYGNRQVLQIDTNGPYTHLIEF; encoded by the exons ATGGCGGCTCGTGTGGTGTTGCAGCAGTGTCTGTCGGCTCGGCTGCTGGTGAAGCCGGCAGGAAACGATGCAGCCGCTGAATACGTTCAG ATACAAAGAGGGACATTGATCTACATTTGCTTTTTTAAAGGTGCTAGCTTAGAGCTGATTCCCAAAATGA TTAAAACACTGTTGAATGTGAAACTCTGTGAGGATAATGAAGGCAACCATTTGTCCGTGTTGGATCTACCTGCGAGTGTTCTTATCATACCCCAGGCTACCTTGGGTGGTAAAGTGAAGGGACGGGCCATGCAATATCATGACAATATTGgaaaagaggaaggcaaagagcTTTATGCACACTTTGTAGCTCTCTGTGAAAAAGAATTGGCCTCAAACAGTAAATGTGCTGAATCTGGAGTTGTGGTCAAGCATGGAACATATGGAAATAGACAAGTATTGCAAATAGACACCAATGGCCCATATACACACCTGATTGaattttaa